Part of the Zea mays cultivar B73 chromosome 4, Zm-B73-REFERENCE-NAM-5.0, whole genome shotgun sequence genome is shown below.
ctaccgccgaagccgagtatattgccgcaggccattgttgcgcgtaattgctttggatgaggcaaacccttagggactacggttacaaattaaccaaagttcctcttctatgtgataatgagagtgcaatccgcatggcggataatcccgttgagcatagccgcactaaacacatagccattcggtatcattttctaagggatcaccaacaaaagggggatatcgagattgcttatattaacaccaaggaacaattagccgatatctttaccaagccactagatgaacaaacttttaacaaacttaggcatgagctaaatattcttgattctaggaatttcttttgatgtcttgcatacatagctcattaatatacctttgatcatgtctcttttatatgctatgactaatgtgttttcaagtgaatttcaaaccaagtcatagattgaaagggatttggagtcttcggcgaagacaaaggcttccactccactccatcgaatcactcattcttcaccgtcgctccgagcaactctccaactttggtataatcttcactcatattttgtttgccaaaggggagaaagtagttacaaagggcttatatttcactcaaagtatccgtttttggcgattcatgccaaagggggagaaagtattagcccaaagcaaaaggaccgcaccaccaccaattttcaaaatttaaaaaggtcttgaaatgatgaatttttcaattgatatcttatttttgatagaatttcagattggatcaccctcttcaaaaactaatatctaaaaccctcttgaacactaagaggaggattttattaaggggggggtttgtttagtcaaaggaaaagcatttgaaacaagggagaaaatttcaaatcctgaaaatgcttctcaaaatcttattcatttacctttgactatttgcaaaaggactttgaaaagaatttacaaaagaatttgcaaaaacaaaacatatggtgcaagcgtggtccaaaatgttaaaaataaaagaaacaatccatgcatatcttataagaatttatattggctcaattctaagtaacctttgcacttacaattatgcaaactagttcaattatgcacttctatattttgctttggtttgtgttggcatcaatcaccaaaagggggagattgaaagggaattaggcttacacctttttcctaattgattttggtggttgaattgcccaacacaaataattggactaactagtttgctctagtctataagttttacaggtgccaaaggttcacaataagccaataaaaagaccaagaaagggttcaaacaaagagagcaaaagacatcccaaaaggcatcctggtctggcgcaccggactgtccggtgtaccactggacagtgtccagtgcaccagggcactcgaggctgaacttgccaccttcaggacaatgggaggccgctccgctataattcaccggactgtccggtgaagcactgaacagtgtccggtgaagcaccggactgtccggtgtgccagcggagcaacgactacttcgcgcgcaacggtcgactgcaacgtatttaatgcgcgcctgcgtgcgcaaaggacagagcacgcgcagttggcgcaccggacagtctacaggacctgtccggtgcaccaccggacagcccagaggccccacctgtcagagctccaacggtcgaaccccaacggtctgctgacgtggctggagcaccgggcagtgtccggtggcgcaccggactatccggtgcgacatgcgacagcagccttccaacggccatattttggtggttggggctataaataccctaacCACCCTACATTCaagggcatccaagttttccaccttcaacacattacaagagctataacattcaattctagacactccaaagagatcaaatcctctcccaagtccaaagacaactccaatcaatagtgactagtgagagagtgatatttgtgtttatttgagctcttgcgcttggattgcttcttttctttctcattcttcttgtgatcgaactcaattgtaaccaaggcaagagacaccaattgtgtggtggtccttgcgggaacttcgtgttccgtttgattgagaagagaagctcattcggtctaagtgatcgtttgagagagggaaagggttgaaagagacccggtctttgtgaccacctcaacggagagtaggtttgcaagaaccgaacctcggtaaaacaaatcatcgtgtctcgctctttatttgctcacgatttgttttgcgccctctctcggactcgtttatatttctaatgctaacccggctcgtagttgtgcttaagtttataaatttcagattcgtcctattcacctcctctaggcgactttcagtgtgaCGTCGtcgtaagagcatctccaagagactcttCATTTTTTGCTCTCTATTTGACTCTCTATTTACATTTTCATAAAGATTATACTCTATATTAGCATCTCTATTCCAACATATTATCTATTTAGTTTGGCTAGCCAAATTTAGATATTGATGGAGCTTATTTGGAGAGTCGGATAGCTTGACGAGTCAGATTGCTAGTCTGTTGTAGAGTTATTTTATTGTTGAATAGCTACAATTTAGACTAGCGGACTATTTAGCTAGTTTGTTAGAGATGCTCTGACACTGACACTAGCAGTAAAAGGCTAAGAGCAAAGAGCTAAAGTCACTCTTCGTTGGTGTGCATCAGATAATTCCTCAAATGAAAAACTTCCCCGGGCCCATTAGACAGCCCACCGGCTGTGAGCTCGAGGCCGCCTCTTCCCCGCAGCCCCGCACCCACAATTTTCGTGACCACAAAAAAGTTCACTGCAATTGCTAAAAAAGAGAGGAAAATTTCATTGCAAAACCGTTGCGGTGAACACTCGAGCACCCCCGACCCCCGTTGCTGCGCTCCCGCGACATGGTTTCCATGGCGGCCGCCGCGGCGGCCGTGGGCGTGCTGCTGCCGTTCCCGTTCTACTACGTGCTGTGGACCCACCCGCAGCGGTGGGTGGACTTGTGCGGCCGCAGTGCCGACCCGTGCCGGCGGATGGCGCAGGTCTCGCACGCCATCAAGGCGCTTCAGCTCCTCGCGCTCGCCTCCGTCTCTTCATTCTCCTGGCCCCCGCCTCTGTACTGCCCCATCCTCCTCGCCGTCGGCCAGTATCTCAACTTCAGGTGAGTGACCGATTCGTCCTTGTCTGTCCCACTTTCCAGTTAGCGAGGCACTCTACATCATCCGTCCTGCGTTAAGCAATATTATTAGCTGCAGGATTTTATAATCTCTACAGCTTGCAACTGTTGTTGCAAATACACATTTGATTGAGAATCTCTTGTATTGTTGTCTGCCTGACTGAATTACGAATTGTAAGGAGTCCCTTGAATGAATTGAGCTACCGGCTATCTGAATGATAGATGGCCAAATATATATCTAAGCTCGCCTATACCTAAAGAAAAAAAATGCATACCAAGCATGACGTCTGTTGTTCATCTTAGGTGAATCAAACTAAGTGTATTCTGTTCAATGGTTCTTAGCGGTAGGAATCGGACAATTATCTTTTTCTCCCTTCTAACACTCATGGGTTTAGGGCTTTAGGCACACTGGTAGATTAGTGGAACACCGTCTCTTGGAATTTTTCTTGTCTTCATATAACCAATGGTTTGCGTCATGGTGCTATCTTCATTGATAGATTTTTATTTTAAATTTTGTCTCTATTAAATTGTTGATGAACCTTGAAAATGCTGATAAGATCATGTTGTAAGGCTTGGGGACTCAACTAACTGTTGTAACAGATGATTGCAAATTTGGGTTTTTTATCACGTATGGGTAACCTATTTGTTTCTTTTTTAAACAAGCAGGTTAATGCTGACCAATCTTAACACTGGTTACCTGTAGGTATCGTCTAGTGTAAGGTGTGAGTGGagttaggccctgtttgtttcagattataatctctccagattatataatccagcgcaaataatccagtaggtaaacaaacacctagattattggttcagattatataatctaaacccctgattatgataatctcataatctcctcaagagtagcttatttaagattattttggcaaaagacccactacacatggttatgtaaatagaaattacaatatatgtcatcctttttttctcacctcaaataaacaaataagggtattgttgtctttatgaataatctacattgtataatctaaactaccaaacaactacatgtagattataatatatctagattataatctggattatataatttagattataatccagattatatgatCTATAAcctgaaacaaacaggccctatgtGGTATGCCGAATGTGTAACATTAAGTAAATTCATTGCTTGCTTATTTCTGTACGCGTTGAACTTGAAATCTCTTCCCTGAAGTTTCAGTTGTGATTGTTGATTTAGTTTAAGTGCAAAACGATGGTAGTGCTGAGGTGAACGATTAGGAGAGAGGTAAATAGATTGGTGCGCTCAGAATGAGTGGAGCTAAATGGCTTGCTAGTGGTTACAAAGGTGAAATAGACTTCCAGCCATAACACTTGTTGAATAATGATAAACAAGAGTAGCAGAAAATCTTGCTATGTGAGCTAGTATAAAGAAGATCCTGATATCTTCGTATGCATTCCATTCTATCAATATTGTAATACTTCTACACTACATGGACATAGTACTATAATGAGGGAGTTCATAGTCATCGAAGCTTTGAAGTTTGTTT
Proteins encoded:
- the LOC100276493 gene encoding Phosphatidyl-N-methylethanolamine N-methyltransferase-like, with the protein product MVSMAAAAAAVGVLLPFPFYYVLWTHPQRWVDLCGRSADPCRRMAQVSHAIKALQLLALASVSSFSWPPPLYCPILLAVGQYLNFRVYQLLGEPGTYYGVRFGKTIPWVTEFPFGYIKDPQYVGSMLSLVALLCWVPLQYVLLWCLGYVFMMWVEHKEDSASRAKVIS